The following are encoded in a window of Streptomyces sp. 11x1 genomic DNA:
- a CDS encoding M14 family metallopeptidase, whose protein sequence is MRLRTRGRAATPDGTGRRSGRRTAALATLLALALAAPVAATTTDATATSAERPKASADDIRQYEVHMHSDSKSRTALQQAGVTVDDADDHSVFVSGRADQIKKLKQQGYEITPLGAAPDRSNGEDDVRLFDFPSADSRYHNYAEMTNEINSVVAANSSIASQRVIGTSYQGRNIVAIKISDNVGTDEAEPEVLFTHHQHAREHLTVEMALYLLNELTSDYGTDSRVTNMVNNREIWIIPDINPDGGEYDVATGSYRSWRKNRQPNSGSSAVGTDLNRNWNYRWGCCGGSSGSTSSDTYRGTAAESAPEVKVVANFVRSRVVGGVQQIKTGIDFHTYSELVLWPFGYTTADTATGMTADDRNAFATVGGKMAASNGYTPEQSSDLYITDGSIDDWLWGNQKIFGYTFEMYPGSAWGGGFYPPDEVIARETARNRDAVLQLLENSDCMYRSIGKEAQYCA, encoded by the coding sequence ATGCGACTCCGCACACGCGGCAGGGCGGCCACGCCCGACGGCACCGGCAGGAGATCCGGTCGCCGCACCGCCGCCCTCGCCACCCTGCTGGCGCTGGCCCTCGCGGCCCCGGTGGCCGCGACCACCACGGACGCGACGGCTACCAGCGCCGAGCGGCCGAAGGCCTCGGCCGACGACATCCGTCAGTACGAGGTCCACATGCACTCGGACAGCAAGTCCCGCACGGCGCTGCAGCAGGCCGGGGTGACCGTGGACGACGCCGACGACCACTCGGTGTTCGTCTCCGGACGCGCGGACCAGATCAAGAAGCTGAAGCAGCAGGGCTACGAGATCACCCCGCTCGGCGCGGCCCCGGACCGGTCGAACGGCGAGGACGACGTACGGCTCTTCGACTTCCCGTCCGCCGACTCCCGCTACCACAACTACGCGGAGATGACGAACGAGATCAACTCCGTGGTCGCGGCGAACAGTTCGATCGCCAGCCAGCGGGTCATCGGCACCTCGTACCAGGGCCGGAACATCGTCGCGATCAAGATCAGCGACAACGTCGGCACGGACGAGGCCGAGCCCGAGGTGCTCTTCACCCACCACCAGCACGCCCGTGAGCACCTCACCGTCGAGATGGCGCTCTATCTGCTCAACGAGCTGACCTCCGACTACGGGACCGACTCCCGCGTCACCAACATGGTGAACAACCGCGAGATCTGGATCATCCCGGACATCAACCCGGACGGCGGCGAGTACGACGTCGCCACCGGCTCGTACCGCTCGTGGCGCAAGAACCGGCAGCCCAACAGCGGTTCGTCGGCCGTCGGCACCGACCTCAACCGCAACTGGAACTACCGCTGGGGCTGCTGCGGCGGCTCGTCCGGGTCCACGTCCTCGGACACCTACCGGGGTACGGCCGCCGAGTCGGCGCCCGAGGTGAAGGTCGTCGCCAACTTCGTGCGCAGCCGGGTCGTCGGCGGGGTCCAGCAGATCAAGACCGGCATCGACTTCCACACCTACAGCGAGCTGGTGCTGTGGCCGTTCGGGTACACGACCGCGGACACGGCGACCGGGATGACGGCGGACGACCGCAACGCGTTCGCGACGGTCGGCGGAAAGATGGCCGCGAGCAACGGGTACACGCCCGAGCAGTCCAGCGACCTCTACATCACGGACGGGTCGATCGACGACTGGCTGTGGGGCAACCAGAAGATCTTCGGGTACACCTTCGAGATGTATCCGGGGTCGGCGTGGGGGGGTGGGTTCTATCCGCCCGACGAGGTGATCGCCCGGGAGACCGCGCGGAACCGGGACGCGGTGTTGCAGCTGCTGGAGAACTCGGACTGCATGTACCGGTCGATCGGCAAGGAAGCGCAGTACTGCGCCTGA
- a CDS encoding gluconate:H+ symporter: protein MSETPPHTGGLLLLIDGTAGLLTVAALGIALLLFLIIRTRLQPFVALLAVSIAVGLAAGLSVTELFGTVQRSDAVSTIESGMGGILGHVAIIIGLGTMLGAILEVSGGAEVLASRLLNLFGEKRAPLAMGLTGLIFGIPVFFDVGIFVLAPIVYAAAKRSGRSILLYCLPLLAGLSMTHAFLPPHPGPVAAAGLLHVDLGWVILMGLVCGIPAVLAAWAFSAWVGRRIYVPVPQDMVEAAEESRQAVIDEQRAAGVVPTEHPVPLTTVFLIIGTPLLLILAATFSSIALDPSTLRSVIEFFGNPFVALTIALLLAYYLLGIRRGWSRKSLETVSTSSLKPVGNILLVVGAGGVFGAVLKASGVAQALSDTFNDVGLPVIVLSYLLSVVLRVAQGSATVAIVTTAGIVAPLLAEGDHSQAFVALVIMAISAGSIFASHVNDGGFWIVAKYFGISERDTLKTWTVLETVLSLAGFAVAAVLSVFV, encoded by the coding sequence ATGTCCGAAACACCCCCACACACCGGCGGCTTGCTCCTCCTCATAGACGGCACCGCCGGCCTCCTCACCGTCGCCGCCCTCGGCATAGCCCTCCTCCTCTTCCTGATCATCAGGACCAGGCTCCAGCCCTTCGTCGCCCTCCTCGCCGTCTCCATAGCCGTCGGCCTCGCCGCGGGACTCTCCGTCACCGAACTCTTCGGCACCGTCCAGCGAAGCGACGCCGTCTCGACCATCGAGTCCGGCATGGGCGGCATCCTCGGCCACGTCGCGATCATCATCGGCCTGGGCACGATGCTCGGCGCGATCCTCGAAGTCAGCGGCGGAGCCGAGGTGTTGGCCTCCCGCCTCCTGAACCTCTTCGGCGAGAAACGCGCCCCGCTGGCGATGGGCCTGACCGGCCTGATCTTCGGCATCCCGGTCTTCTTCGACGTCGGCATCTTCGTCCTCGCCCCGATCGTCTACGCCGCCGCCAAGCGCTCGGGCAGGTCGATCCTCCTCTACTGCCTCCCGCTGCTCGCCGGCCTCTCGATGACCCACGCCTTCCTGCCCCCGCACCCGGGCCCGGTGGCCGCCGCGGGCCTCCTCCACGTGGACCTCGGCTGGGTCATCCTGATGGGCCTCGTCTGCGGCATCCCCGCCGTACTGGCCGCCTGGGCGTTCTCCGCGTGGGTCGGCCGCCGTATCTACGTCCCCGTCCCGCAGGACATGGTCGAGGCCGCCGAGGAGTCCCGTCAGGCGGTGATCGACGAACAGCGCGCGGCGGGCGTGGTGCCCACGGAGCACCCGGTCCCGCTCACCACGGTCTTCCTCATCATCGGCACACCCCTCCTCCTCATCCTCGCCGCGACCTTCTCCTCGATCGCCCTGGACCCCTCCACGCTCCGCTCGGTGATCGAGTTCTTCGGCAACCCCTTCGTCGCGCTGACGATCGCCCTGCTCCTCGCCTACTACCTGCTCGGCATCCGCCGCGGCTGGTCCCGCAAGTCGCTGGAGACGGTGTCGACGTCCTCCCTCAAGCCGGTCGGCAACATCCTGCTGGTGGTCGGCGCGGGCGGAGTCTTCGGCGCCGTGCTGAAGGCGAGCGGCGTGGCGCAGGCCCTGTCGGACACGTTCAACGACGTGGGCCTGCCCGTGATCGTCCTGTCCTACCTGCTCTCGGTGGTGCTCAGGGTCGCCCAGGGCTCGGCGACGGTGGCGATCGTGACCACGGCGGGCATCGTCGCGCCCCTCCTCGCCGAGGGCGACCACTCCCAGGCCTTCGTCGCCCTGGTCATCATGGCCATCTCGGCGGGCTCGATCTTCGCCTCGCACGTCAACGACGGCGGCTTCTGGATCGTCGCCAAGTACTTCGGCATCAGCGAACGCGACACTCTCAAGACCTGGACGGTCCTGGAGACGGTGCTGTCACTGGCGGGCTTCGCGGTAGCGGCGGTATTGAGCGTGTTCGTCTGA